GATTTCGCCGTTGAGCGAGCCGAAGTAGCAGTCCTTTTTCGGGTTTTGCTCGAAGTCCACAGTTACCCCTCCGTTCAGTGCATAAATCCGCCCCGAACCGGAGAGGCCGGTTGCATCAATTCTGCCGTTGATGTTGTGCAAATCATAATCGCCGGAAACGCCTCTCACTTCGATGCTGCCTTGATTGATCGTTTTGAGATAAACGTTGGCGTCGCGGGGTACCTTGAGCTTGAAATCAAAAGTCACGTCGTAACCGTCGTGCCGCCAGCCGCGGTGGTTCATAGAGCCGTCCCGCCGGCGGTAAGGCGCGTCGACATAAAGCTCAATGGTGTTGTCCTCTTCCGTAATTTCCAGCCGAATCTTTTTTCTCGCCAAGTCGATTCTTTCCTGCGAACGCGCAAAGATGGTTTTGTTTACGACAAGTTGAACTTCTTTGCCGTCATATCCTTCAACTTCAATACTGCCGTTGATGTTATCGACAATGACCTCTTTTTCCCCCGAGGGGTTTGAGAATTTTAAAGTCTTCTCGATTTTCTCTTTGACTTCTTTGGGGGAAGCCCAGCCATTAAAGATTAAAGCAAAGGTTATCGTAAAAATTAAAGTTAATTGGAAATTTTTCATAACACCTACCTCGATTTTATAGTAAAAACGCTTTCATATCCACTATTCTTTTTAGATAGAATTACCGTACTTTTGAACCCGTGAAACTATTGCCATCGTTGTTAACCCAAGTTATTTTATTAATTTTACCATGTTCGTTTTTTTCAAAGCTAATATAAGCATATAAAACTCGGCACATGTAACTTCCATCTGAAAGCAAAATCATTTCAGCAGACTCGCCTTGATTTGCTCTTGCCAGTATTTTGCCATGATTCAATCTAACCGAAACCTTAAAAGTTGGAGCAAATTGGTAGACTCCTAAGAGGTCTTTCACATCTTCAAGCTTAAAGTCGGCGACGGCTAATCCCGTTTTAGCTCTTACCTCATAATCTTTGTCAAATACAATAGCAGCCAAATCCCGCCTTAAAAAATCCCCCACGCCAGTTTGAATATTACCAAGAAAAATAATACTGATATCGTTTTCGATATAGTGCATCACATCAGCAATATAACCCGGCATCCTTCCATCATGACCATATACGCGCATGCCGAAAACCTTGTAAACGCTGATTCCATATCCGTAGGCGTTGCGTTGATTTGCCAGCATTTTCTTTCTCGAAGAAGCATTCAAAACTTTATTAGTCTGCAAACCGACTTTCAACCATTTGTGTAAATCTTCAACAGTCGAATACAACGAACCGGAGCCTCGGTGAATGACATCATTGCTGTGAGGTGCATGAACCAAACCGGTAAAGCCGGAAGGGTCGTATCCCGTCGCTAGATTTCTTATAATTTTCTTATACTGGTATTCGCCTGAGTTTTTCATCTCAAGCAGTGCAAAAATGTGTTTGCTCAAAAACTCTACATAAGATAGGCCACTGACTTTTTCGATTAGGTAAGCCAACAAATTGTAACCGGAGTTACTGTAGGAATACCTTTCCCCCGGTTGAAATTCTAAAGGTTGTTCTTTAATCCAATTTACCACATCTTCTAAAGTCACCGATAAATTTTTCTTTTTATAATAATTTGGTAATGAAAAGATGTCCGGAATGCCCGAGGTGTGTGTTAACAGATGATGAAGCGTAATTTTGTCGCCTTGCGGATAATCAGAGATAAAC
This window of the candidate division KSB1 bacterium genome carries:
- a CDS encoding beta-lactamase family protein, coding for MKKILHLVCTILLFGNNIIFPQMENLESKIDSYLQPYVETGDFSGSILISKSDDILFSKGYGFADISHNIANTPQTKFKLASVSKQFTAAAILILEQDELLKVDNTIDKFISDYPQGDKITLHHLLTHTSGIPDIFSLPNYYKKKNLSVTLEDVVNWIKEQPLEFQPGERYSYSNSGYNLLAYLIEKVSGLSYVEFLSKHIFALLEMKNSGEYQYKKIIRNLATGYDPSGFTGLVHAPHSNDVIHRGSGSLYSTVEDLHKWLKVGLQTNKVLNASSRKKMLANQRNAYGYGISVYKVFGMRVYGHDGRMPGYIADVMHYIENDISIIFLGNIQTGVGDFLRRDLAAIVFDKDYEVRAKTGLAVADFKLEDVKDLLGVYQFAPTFKVSVRLNHGKILARANQGESAEMILLSDGSYMCRVLYAYISFEKNEHGKINKITWVNNDGNSFTGSKVR